A single Lolium perenne isolate Kyuss_39 chromosome 6, Kyuss_2.0, whole genome shotgun sequence DNA region contains:
- the LOC127308072 gene encoding uncharacterized protein: protein MGGSRALSLSSLCAAAAASRSPLLSSHHRARHLRPRLAAAMSSSSSSPAPAPGAAPAAPSASSAIDFLTLCYRLKTTKRAGWVRRGLQGPESVADHMYRMGVMALVAADLPPGVNRDRCVKMAIVHDIAEAIVGDITPADGVPKEEKSRREKEALDQMCALLGGGSRADEIRELWMEYEDNATLEAKVVKDFDKVEMILQALEYEKEQGRDLEEFFQSTAGKFQTDVGKAWAAEIASRRK from the exons atgggcgggtcccggGCCCTTTCCCTCTCTTCcctctgcgccgccgccgccgcctccaggtcGCCGCTCCTCTCCTCCCACCACCGCGCGCGGCACCTCCGCCCCCGCCTCGCCGCCGccatgtcctcctcctcctcatcccccGCCCCGGCTCCCGGCGCGGCCCCCGCCGCGCCCTCGGCGTCCTCCGCCATCGACTTCCTCACGCTCTGCTACCGCCTCAAG ACGACGAAGAGGGCGGGCTGGGTGAGGCGCGGCTTGCAGGGGCCCGAGTCCGTGGCCGACCACATGTACCGGATGGGAGTCATGGCGCTCGTCGCCGCCGACCTTCCACCAGGCGTCAACCGCGACAG GTGCGTGAAGATGGCCATTGTGCATGACATAGCCGAAg CTATTGTTGGCGATATCACCCCTGCTGATGGCGTGCCCAAGGAAGAGAAGAGCCGTAGGGAGAAGGAAGCTCTGGACCAGATGTGCGCGTTGCTCGGTGGAGGTTCAAGAG CCGATGAAATTCGTGAACTGTGGATGGAGTACGAGGACAATGCCACTTTGGAAGCGAAGGTTGTCAAAGATTTTGACAAG GTTGAGATGATACTTCAAGCACTGGAGTACGAAAAAG AGCAAGGACGGGACCTAGAAGAGTTCTTCCAATCAACAGCAG GGAAATTTCAAACAGATGTTGGAAAAGCATGGGCAGCGGAGATCGCGTCAAGAAGAAAGTGA